From one Eucalyptus grandis isolate ANBG69807.140 chromosome 9, ASM1654582v1, whole genome shotgun sequence genomic stretch:
- the LOC104419009 gene encoding expansin-like A2 — protein MALLLCFLLSLFISSATACDRCVHQSKAAYFSKASALSSGACGYGSLAVGFNSGFLAAAIPSLYKDGAGCGACFQIRCKNANLCTKGGTRVIVTDLNRNNNTDFVLSSRAFAAMARQGMSQDILRQGIVDVEYKRVPCDYKDRNLAVRVEESSRKPNYLAIKVLYQGGQTEIVAMDVAQVGSSYWTYMSRNHGAVWNTSRVPDGALQFRFVVTSGYDGKWIWAKSVLPADWQNGVVYDSGIQITDIAQEGCSQCDDGSW, from the exons ATGGCCTTGCTTCTCtgcttcctcctctctctcttcatctcaTCCGCCACTGCTTGCGATCGCTGCGTCCACCAGTCCAAGGCCGCTTACTTCAGCAAGGCCTCTGCACTTTCGT CTGGAGCATGTGGGTATGGCTCTTTGGCTGTGGGCTTCAACAGTGGCTTTCTCGCAGCAGCCATTCCTTCCCTTTACAAAGATGGTGCTGGTTGTGGTGCTTGCTTTCAG ATAAGGTGCAAGAACGCCAATCTGTGCACCAAAGGAGGGACTAGAGTGATCGTGACCGATCTCAACCGCAACAACAACACAGACTTCGTGCTCAGCAGCCGAGCTTTCGCGGCCATGGCTCGCCAGGGGATGAGCCAGGACATCTTGAGACAAGGCATTGTCGACGTCGAATATAAAAG AGTCCCTTGCGACTACAAGGACCGGAATCTGGCCGTTCGGGTGGAGGAGTCGAGCCGAAAGCCAAATTACCTCGCCATCAAAGTGCTGTACCAAGGCGGCCAGACCGAAATCGTGGCCATGGACGTAGCACAA GTCGGTTCGTCATATTGGACCTACATGAGCAGGAACCACGGCGCTGTTTGGAACACGAGCCGCGTCCCCGATGGGGCATTGCAGTTCCGGTTCGTGGTGACCTCTGGCTACGATGGGAAGTGGATCTGGGCCAAGAGCGTCCTTCCCGCGGATTGGCAGAACGGGGTCGTCTACGATTCAGGAATCCAAATCACCGATATCGCACAAGAGGGTTGCTCTCAATGTGACGACGGGAGCTGGTGA
- the LOC104419010 gene encoding NAC domain-containing protein 6, protein MEEPTPTPELELPGFRFHPTEEELLDFYLRNMISNKKLRFDVIGFLNIYHYDPRELPGLAKIGEREWYFFVPRDRKHGSGGRPNRTTKHGFWKATGSDRKIVSLSDHKRVLGLRKTLVFYEGRAPRGTKTDWVMNEYRLPDDSSPKEMVLCKIYRKATSLKVLEQRAAMGEGMNKAATAAVAHLSPPSPFSPMETSSSFNTQQYDLMPSMRESKIVFKQELLEEAEDEQEVQGFITSPPQDLFVNKVMTKGSSSSLQMPTGKEKLPELQLPKMPADWTQDNFWTQFNSPWLQNLNTPYLTF, encoded by the exons ATGGAAGAGCCGACCCCGACGCCGGAGCTCGAGCTCCCGGGTTTCCGGTTCCACCCCACCGAGGAAGAGCTCCTTGATTTCTACCTTCGGAACATGATTTCCAACAAGAAACTGCGGTTCGACGTGATCGGGTTCTTGAACATCTACCACTACGACCCGCGGGAATTGCCTG GCCTGGCGAAGATTGGTGAAAGAGAGTGGTACTTCTTTGTACCGAGAGATCGGAAGCATGGGAGCGGCGGTCGGCCAAACCGGACCACCAAGCATGGTTTTTGGAAGGCCACCGGCTCGGACCGGAAGATTGTGAGTCTATCAGACCACAAGAGGGTACTCGGCCTGAGAAAGACCCTCGTGTTCTATGAGGGAAGGGCGCCGCGAGGAACCAAAACAGATTGGGTGATGAACGAGTACAGATTACCGGATGACTCGTCGCCCAAG GAAATGGTGTTATGCAAGATTTACAGGAAGGCCACCTCCCTGAAAGTGCTGGAGCAGAGGGCGGCGATGGGGGAAGGCATGAATAAGGCCGCCACTGCTGCCGTTGCTCACCtgtctcctccatctccattcTCACCGATGGAGACCTCCTCGTCCTTCAACACTCAGCAATACGACCTGATGCCATCAATGCGCGAGTCTAAGATTGTGTTCAAGCAGGAACTGCTGGAGGAGGCGGAAGATGAACAGGAAGTGCAAGGTTTCATCACAAGCCCACCACAAGATCTTTTCGTGAACAAAGTGATGACCAAAGGGTCGTCCTCTTCACTGCAAATGCCGACTGGGAAGGAGAAATTGCCGGAGCTGCAACTGCCCAAGATGCCTGCAGACTGGACGCAGGACAACTTCTGGACTCAGTTCAACAGCCCCTGGCTCCAGAACTTGAACACCCCTTATTTAACATTCTGA